The following proteins are co-located in the Callithrix jacchus isolate 240 chromosome 10, calJac240_pri, whole genome shotgun sequence genome:
- the LOC100386803 gene encoding olfactory receptor 9G1-like, with translation MERSNHTVTEFILLGFTTDAGMQLGLFVVFLGVYSLTVVGNITLMVLICNDSRLHTPMYFFIGNLSFLDLWYSSVYTPKILVTCISEDKSISFAGCLCQFFFSAGLAYSECYLLAAMAYDRYMAISKPLLYAQAMPRRLCICLVSYSYAGGFVNAIILTSNTFTLNFCGDNVIDDFFCDVPPLVKLACNVRESYQAVLCFLLASNVISPTMFILASYLSIIATILRIRSTHGRLKAFSTCSSHLISVTLYYGSILYIYSRPSSSYSLERDKIVSTFYTVLFPMLNPLIYSLRNKDVKEALKKSLSQHNPKSELT, from the coding sequence ATGGAGAGGAGCAATCACACAGTGACTGAGTTCATCCTGCTGGGCTTCACCACAGATGCAGGGATGCAGCTGGGACTGTTTGTGGTGTTCCTGGGCGTGTACTCTCTGACAGTGGTAGGAAATATCACCCTCATGGTGTTGATCTGTAATGACTCCCGCCTCCATACACCCATGTATTTTTTCATTGGAAATCTGTCGTTTCTGGATCTCTGGTACTCCTCTGTCTACACCCCGAAGATCCTAGTGACCTGCATCTCTGAAGACAAAAGCATCTCCTTTGCTGGCTGCCTGTGTCAGTTCTTCTTCTCTGCTGGGCTGGCCTATAGTGAGTGCTACCTGCTGGCTGCCATGGCTTATGACCGCTACATGGCCATCTCCAAGCCCCTGCTTTATGCTCAGGCCATGCCAAGGAGATTGTGTATCTGTTTGGTTTCATATTCCTATGCTGGTGGTTTTGTCAATGCAATAATATTAACCAGCAATACATTCACACTGAATTTTTGTGGTGACAATGTTATTGATGACTTTTTCTGTGATGTTCCACCTCTGGTGAAGCTGGCATGCAATGTGAGAGAGAGCTACCAGGCTGTGCTGTGCTTCCTGCTGGCCTCCAATGTCATCTCCCCTACAATGTTCATCCTGGCCTCTTACCTCTCCATCATCGCCACCATACTGAGGATACGCTCCACCCACGGCCGCCTCAAAGCCTTCTCCACATGCTCCTCCCACCTGATCTCCGTTACTTTATACTATGGCTCCATTCTTTACATCTACTCTAGGCCAAGTTCCAGCTACTCCCTCGAGAGGGACAAAATAGTTTCTACCTTTTATACGGTGCTGTTCCCCATGTTGAACCCCTTGATCTACAGTCTGAGAAATAAAGATGTGAAAGAAGCTCTGAAAAAATCTTTAAGTCAGCATAATCCAAAGTCTGAATTGACATGA
- the LOC100387165 gene encoding olfactory receptor 9G4, whose amino-acid sequence MEVGNCTILTEFILLGFSADPQWQLILFGVFLMLYLVTLSGNMTLVILIRIDPRLHTPMYFFIGNLSFLDFWYTSVYTPKILASCVSKDKRISLAGCGAQLFFSCVVAYTECYLLAAMAYDRHAAICNPLLYSGTMSTALCTGLVAGSYVGGFLNAIAHTANTFRLRFCGKNIIDHFFCDAPPLVKMSCTDTRVYEKVLLGVVGFTVLSSILAILISYVNILLAILRIHSASGRRKAFSTCASHLISVTLFYGSLLFMYSRPSSTYSLERDKVAALFYTVINPLLNPLIYSLRNKDVKEAFRKAIQTIRPQT is encoded by the coding sequence ATGGAAGTAGGAAATTGCACCATCCTGACCGAATTCATCTTGTTGGGTTTCTCAGCAGACCCACAGTGGCAGCTGATTCTCTTTGGAGTGTTTCTGATGCTCTATTTGGTAACCTTGTCAGGAAACATGACCTTGGTTATCTTAATCCGAATCGATCCCCGCTTGCATACGCCTATGTACTTTTTCATTGGCAACCTGTCTTTTTTGGATTTCTGGTATACGTCTGTGTACACTCCTAAAATACTGGCCAGTTGTGTCTCAAAAGATAAGCGCATTTCCTTGGCTGGATGTGGGGCTCAGCTGTTTTTTTCCTGCGTTGTAGCCTACACTGAATGCTATCTCCTGGCAGCCATGGCTTACGACCGCCATGCAGCAATTTGTAACCCATTGCTTTATTCAGGTACCATGTCCACTGCCCTCTGTACTGGGCTTGTTGCTGGCTCCTACGTAGGAGGATTTTTGAATGCCATAGCTCATACTGCCAATACCTTTCGCCTACGTTTCTGTGGTAAAAATATCATTGACCACTTTTTCTGTGATGCACCACCATTGGTAAAAATGTCCTGTACAGACACGAGGGTCTATGAGAAAGTCCTCCTTGGTGTGGTGGGCTTCACAGTCCTCTCCAGCATTCTTGCTATCCTGATTTCCTATGTCAACATCCTCCTGGCTATCCTGAGAATCCACTCAGCTTCAGGAAGACGCAAGGCGTTCTCCACCTGTGCTTCCCACCTCATCTCAGTCACGCTCTTCTATGGATCACTGTTGTTTATGTATTCAAGGCCTAGTTCCACCTACTCCCTAGAGAGGGACAAAGTAGCTGCGCTGTTCTACACTGTGATCAACCCACTGCTCAACCCGCTCATCTATAGCCTGAGAAACAAAGATGTCAAAGAGGCCTTCAGGAAAGCGATACAGACTATACGACCACAAACGTGA